Proteins co-encoded in one Setaria viridis chromosome 9, Setaria_viridis_v4.0, whole genome shotgun sequence genomic window:
- the LOC117840361 gene encoding omega-hydroxypalmitate O-feruloyl transferase, protein MKVTRSEPVLVHPAGDAAATVAEEYYFLSNLDQNVSVPMKTVHVFTSSSDNAASLMRESLSRVLPSYYPFQGALAVRPDGRLAVRNDRRGVPFVEAAADGELREVTDGDVSAPGAAEALADLVYTIRTGGEDATEEASSLLTVQVTTFKCGGLVLGLAMNHCLADGQSAAEFLRSWAEVARGVPLSTSPFLDRSLQSARPVPTISFPHDEFAEIEDVSGLAGVFGGDVPFVYRSFTFDASKLERLKKAASEDAAASTTTTTCSTFVALTAFVWVVRTRALRMRPEQRSKLLFAVDGRRRVEPPLPRGFWGNAVIFACCISDAGDLLGRPLSAAARSIQDAIARTDDAFIRSAIDYIERNRGARPSLTATTLVTAWNRLGLDTADFGWGQAVHSGPAELPQKEVVMILGGDRDSQSKVLVMGLPLSCVQVFEEMVDQV, encoded by the coding sequence ATGAAGGTGACGAGGTCGGAACCGGTGCTAGTGCACCCCGCCGGTGACGCCGCGGCGACCGTCGCCGAAGAGTACTACTTCCTCTCCAACCTCGACCAGAACGTCTCCGTGCCCATGAAGACCGTGCACGTCTTCACCTCGTCCAGCGACAACGCGGCCTCGCTGATGAGGGAATCCCTGAGCAGGGTGCTCCCGAGCTACTACCCCTTCCAGGGCGCCCTGGCCGTGCGCCCCGACGGGAGGCTCGCCGTCCGGAACGACCGCCGCGGCGTGCCGTtcgtcgaggcggcggccgacggcgagctGCGGGAGGTCACGGACGGCGACGTgtccgcgcccggcgccgccgaggctcTCGCGGACCTCGTGTACACCATCCGCACGGGAGGCGAGGACGCCACGGAGGAGGCGTCGTCCTTGCTGACCGTGCAGGTGACCACGTTCAAGTGCGGCGGCCTCGTCCTCGGGCTCGCCATGAACCACTGCCTCGCCGACGGCCAGTCCGCCGCCGAGTTCCTGCGCTCCTGGGCGGAGGTGGCGCGCGGCGTGCCCCTGTCCACCTCGCCGTTCCTCGACCGCAGCCTGCAGAGCGCCAGGCCCGTCCCCACGATCAGCTTCCCGCACGACGAGTTCGCGGAGATCGAGGACGTCTCCGGCCTCGCCGGCGTGTTCGGCGGCGACGTCCCGTTCGTGTACCGCTCCTTCACCTTCGACGCCAGCAAGCTAGAGAGGCTGAAGAAAGCCGCGAGCGaagacgccgccgcctcgaccaccACCACGACGTGCTCGACCTTCGTCGCCCTCACGGCGTTCGTCTGGGTAGTGAGGACGCGGGCCCTGAGGATGCGGCCCGAACAGCGGAGCAAGCTGCTGTTCGCCgtggacggccggcggcgcgtcgagccgccgctgccgcgcgggTTCTGGGGCAACGCCGTCATCTTCGCCTGCTGCAtctccgacgccggcgacctccTCGGCCGGCCGCTGTCCGCGGCCGCCCGTTCCATCCAGGACGCCATCGCCCGCACCGACGACGCGTTCATCCGCTCCGCCATCGACTACATCGAGCGGAACCGGGGCGCTCGCCCGTCGCTAACGGCGACGACGCTGGTCACCGCTTGGAACCGCCTTGGGCTTGACACCGCGGATTTTGGGTGGGGTCAGGCCGTCCACTCGGGTCCGGCGGAGCTGCCGCAGAAAGAGGTCGTCATGATCCTGGGCGGCGACCGTGATAGCCAGAGCAAGGTGCTGGTAATGGGGTTGCCTCTTTCCTGTGTGCAAGTGTTCGAGGAAATGGTAGATCAGGTGTGA